ACTGACATCGCCCTGGTAACGGGCATTTGCACTGATGTCTGCATGCTGTCCGCTCCAGAGTTGCGCAATAATGTCGTTGGCATCTCGCTTGAGGAACCACCCTTCCCAGAAATCAATCAGGAAGTCTTCAATGGATGCGTAACCCAGTGCGGTCTCATCCAATCGGTCGCGGAAGAATGCCTGAGACAGCCCCAGGGCAGCATAGACACGCGCGGCAACACGTAAGCCGCGTTGCGGTGGCAGCGTGTAAAACCCCTCCCGGAAGTCGGCATCCAGCTCGATCGCAGCGCGCACGCTATCAAAAAACACATACAAATGACGTGACGTGCGTGCTGCGCTCTGAAAGGTAAACAGCCGCTCAACCATGTCCGGGAAGGCACAGGCCCACTCAAAAGCCTGAGTTCCGCCCAGAGACCAACCTGTGGCCATCCGAATTTTCTGGATACCGAACAATTCGGTAACCAAGCGATGTTGCTGAACAACATTGTCGTGGATCGTAACGTGTGGAAAGCGACTACCGTTCTGCGGCGCCGCCGTGTTGCTGGGCGAGCTGGACAAGCCATTGCCGAAAGCGTTTGGCACGATAATGAAGTACTTTTCCGAGTTCAGCGCGCGACCTGGCCCGATCAACCAGGCGGCATCTTCATGGGTCGCTGCGAAGGACGTCGGATAGACAATAACATTGTCCTTTGCGTCATTAAGGCGGCCATAGGTCTTGTATGCCAATCGGGCCTCGCGCA
Above is a genomic segment from Pseudomonas azadiae containing:
- a CDS encoding alpha/beta fold hydrolase, translated to MTYEVFELGDIQLQSGRRLREARLAYKTYGRLNDAKDNVIVYPTSFAATHEDAAWLIGPGRALNSEKYFIIVPNAFGNGLSSSPSNTAAPQNGSRFPHVTIHDNVVQQHRLVTELFGIQKIRMATGWSLGGTQAFEWACAFPDMVERLFTFQSAARTSRHLYVFFDSVRAAIELDADFREGFYTLPPQRGLRVAARVYAALGLSQAFFRDRLDETALGYASIEDFLIDFWEGWFLKRDANDIIAQLWSGQHADISANARYQGDVSRALASITADTLVMPASSDLYFPVRDAEHEVSRIPKAELRILESVWGHVAGEGLNDADTWVIEQAMIKLLAR